The following are from one region of the Ruficoccus sp. ZRK36 genome:
- the pyrF gene encoding orotidine-5'-phosphate decarboxylase, which yields MSQPREDCKLILALDVPTREDAFAMLDRCGDELSWVKIGLQLFVKYGPDFVREVADRGYQVFLDLKLHDIPNTVASAVRSLKGLPIGMLTLHSMGGQEMMSRAAEAAAEINPDLTLLGVTVLTSMNRTNLATIGFDDDPEAMVLRLARLTSESGLGGLVCSPLELPMVRKELGPQIKIITPGVRPEGASADDQKRILTPAGARAKGASFIVVGRPILKADDPSQAITRILAELR from the coding sequence ATGAGTCAGCCCAGAGAGGATTGTAAACTGATACTGGCCCTCGACGTGCCCACACGTGAGGATGCCTTCGCGATGCTCGACCGCTGCGGCGATGAGCTCAGCTGGGTCAAGATCGGCCTGCAACTGTTCGTCAAGTACGGCCCGGACTTCGTCAGGGAGGTAGCCGACCGCGGCTACCAGGTCTTTCTCGACCTCAAGCTGCACGACATCCCGAACACCGTGGCATCCGCCGTACGCAGCCTCAAGGGCCTGCCCATCGGCATGCTGACGCTCCACTCCATGGGCGGCCAGGAGATGATGAGCCGCGCCGCCGAGGCTGCCGCAGAGATCAACCCGGACCTCACCCTGCTGGGCGTGACCGTGCTCACCTCCATGAACCGCACGAACCTCGCCACGATCGGCTTTGACGATGACCCCGAGGCCATGGTCCTGCGCCTGGCCCGCCTGACCAGCGAATCCGGCCTGGGCGGACTGGTCTGCTCCCCGCTGGAGCTGCCCATGGTCCGTAAGGAGCTGGGGCCGCAGATCAAGATCATCACCCCCGGCGTGCGCCCCGAGGGCGCCAGTGCCGACGACCAGAAGCGTATCCTCACCCCCGCCGGTGCCCGCGCCAAGGGCGCGTCGTTCATCGTGGTGGGCCGCCCCATCCTGAAGGCCGACGACCCCAGCCAGGCCATCACACGGATTCTCGCTGAGCTGCGCTAA
- the ispD gene encoding 2-C-methyl-D-erythritol 4-phosphate cytidylyltransferase, whose translation MSYAAIFLCAGSGTRMRGAVQDKVLTPLNGLPVVAHSLRAFHQADIIDEITVVYRDEEQRQEIEQVLAANNPAQYPIHWVEGGRERQDSVFNALTELSLLVDYVFIHDCARPLVHPEALRKLRDAVKSDNAAVLAHRVTDTIKKASTKRSVRKRKLRDVPRSGLWAMETPQAFQREMIVEAYRRLRFNNLSVTDDTAALAYQHIGVTLVENEWPNPKMTVPGDLDYLEFLMNKRGA comes from the coding sequence ATGTCTTACGCAGCCATTTTCCTGTGTGCCGGTAGCGGTACGCGCATGCGCGGGGCCGTGCAGGATAAAGTCCTGACCCCGCTCAACGGCCTGCCCGTCGTCGCCCACTCGCTGAGGGCTTTCCATCAAGCAGACATCATTGACGAGATCACCGTCGTCTACCGCGACGAAGAGCAACGCCAGGAGATCGAGCAGGTGCTCGCCGCAAACAACCCCGCCCAGTACCCGATTCACTGGGTTGAGGGGGGGCGCGAGCGCCAGGATTCGGTCTTCAATGCGCTGACCGAGCTCTCCCTGCTGGTGGACTATGTTTTTATCCACGACTGTGCCCGACCGCTCGTCCACCCCGAGGCCCTGCGCAAGCTCCGTGACGCCGTCAAAAGCGATAATGCCGCCGTACTCGCCCACAGGGTCACCGACACGATCAAAAAGGCCTCCACCAAGCGGTCCGTGCGTAAGCGTAAGCTGCGCGACGTGCCCCGCTCCGGACTCTGGGCCATGGAGACCCCGCAGGCCTTCCAGCGCGAAATGATCGTCGAGGCCTACCGCCGCCTGCGCTTCAATAACCTCTCCGTCACCGACGACACCGCCGCCCTCGCCTACCAGCACATCGGCGTCACCCTCGTCGAGAACGAGTGGCCCAACCCGAAAATGACCGTGCCCGGCGACCTCGACTACCTCGAGTTCCTCATGAATAAGCGCGGCGCGTGA
- the ispF gene encoding 2-C-methyl-D-erythritol 2,4-cyclodiphosphate synthase codes for MSQFRIGLGYDIHRFAEGRKLILGGVEIPHDKGLDGHSDADCLTHALADAVLGALGLPDIGHFFPNTDPRCEGMDSQDILRKAVEEAHSRGFRVGNCDIALIAEEPKIAPHLDAMKRALAASMQIETTEVGLKATTNEKIGDLGRSMGIAAHAVVMLEKA; via the coding sequence ATGAGTCAATTTCGTATCGGACTGGGCTACGACATCCACCGCTTCGCCGAAGGGCGCAAGCTGATCCTCGGCGGGGTCGAAATCCCGCACGACAAAGGCCTCGATGGGCACTCGGATGCCGATTGCCTGACTCACGCACTCGCCGACGCTGTGCTCGGTGCGCTCGGCCTGCCCGACATCGGCCACTTTTTCCCCAATACCGACCCGCGCTGCGAGGGGATGGACTCGCAGGATATTCTCCGCAAGGCCGTCGAAGAGGCGCACAGCCGCGGCTTCCGCGTGGGTAATTGCGACATCGCCCTCATCGCCGAGGAGCCGAAGATCGCTCCCCACCTCGACGCCATGAAGCGCGCTCTGGCCGCCAGTATGCAGATCGAAACGACCGAGGTCGGCCTCAAGGCCACCACCAACGAGAAAATCGGCGACCTCGGCCGCAGCATGGGCATCGCCGCCCACGCGGTCGTCATGCTGGAAAAGGCGTGA